In Clostridia bacterium, a single window of DNA contains:
- a CDS encoding MBL fold metallo-hydrolase, translating to MKDFDKVIKRVTGGKGGESFLILGSEKTAVIDTGAAYCASALIENIERELGGRTLDYIFITHSHFDHVGAVASLKAHWPGVKVLGGTHAANILSRPNARKLIRQLAEGAKQLFDPKGEFPPVDYDNDLLVCDIPLKEGDRVSLGDITVRVLDAPGHTRCSVAFYLEELDINFMSESVGVVLKSGDHFPSYVTSYSDAIDTIEKFRKLNARYFVVPHSTDIMDLTEMPGFFDTAVRVADELKDKILRYHDSGMDNDAITDAIVDEVQPILLKNNQTREAFALNMTNTVKTVVRDFRPEDAAK from the coding sequence ATGAAGGATTTCGACAAGGTAATAAAGCGGGTCACCGGAGGAAAGGGCGGAGAATCTTTCCTTATTTTGGGCAGCGAAAAAACTGCCGTTATCGACACGGGAGCCGCATACTGCGCGTCTGCTCTTATTGAAAATATCGAGCGCGAGCTCGGCGGTCGCACTCTCGACTATATATTTATAACTCATTCCCACTTTGACCACGTCGGCGCAGTGGCAAGCTTAAAAGCCCACTGGCCGGGCGTCAAAGTGCTCGGCGGTACTCACGCCGCAAACATACTTTCGCGCCCCAATGCAAGAAAGCTTATAAGACAGCTTGCCGAAGGCGCAAAGCAGCTTTTCGACCCCAAGGGAGAGTTCCCGCCCGTTGATTACGACAACGACCTTCTCGTATGCGATATCCCCTTAAAAGAGGGCGACAGAGTATCTTTGGGAGACATTACCGTGCGCGTACTTGATGCCCCCGGACATACGCGCTGCTCCGTTGCGTTTTATCTTGAGGAGCTCGATATAAACTTCATGAGCGAGTCTGTAGGCGTAGTTTTAAAGAGCGGAGATCACTTCCCCTCTTACGTTACGAGTTACAGCGACGCGATAGATACAATAGAAAAGTTCAGAAAATTAAATGCGCGCTATTTCGTTGTTCCCCATTCTACCGATATAATGGACCTCACCGAAATGCCCGGATTTTTTGATACGGCGGTAAGAGTGGCCGACGAGCTTAAAGACAAGATACTCAGATATCACGACAGCGGCATGGACAACGACGCCATAACCGATGCGATCGTCGATGAGGTGCAGCCTATCCTTCTTAAAAACAACCAGACGAGAGAGGCGTTTGCGCTCAATATGACGAACACGGTAAAGACGGTCGTCCGCGATTTTAGGCCCGAAGATGCGGCAAAGTAA
- a CDS encoding DUF4364 family protein — protein MPFGVITDITEAKLLILYIFKYCGTALPKTALDDIVKSDELIEHFTYCEAFSQLVESGHVFKVSDKDVYDINADGEEAISMFTKNIPFSIRERAIKESTLVLARLSEGEHIIAEYTPNNDEAGSYTAVLKIIGETETLFDLRLWLPNKMQCDIITTNFKKDPIGIFKELLKMVAN, from the coding sequence ATGCCTTTCGGCGTTATTACGGATATTACCGAAGCAAAGCTTCTTATCCTTTATATTTTTAAATACTGCGGTACTGCGCTTCCCAAAACGGCGCTTGACGATATTGTTAAAAGCGATGAGCTTATCGAGCATTTTACTTATTGCGAGGCTTTTTCGCAGCTTGTGGAGTCGGGACACGTTTTTAAGGTATCTGACAAGGATGTATATGACATAAATGCCGACGGCGAAGAGGCTATAAGCATGTTTACAAAGAACATACCTTTTTCGATACGCGAACGCGCGATAAAGGAGTCAACGCTTGTTCTTGCGCGTTTAAGCGAGGGCGAGCATATCATAGCCGAATACACGCCAAACAACGATGAGGCAGGCTCGTATACGGCCGTACTCAAGATAATCGGAGAAACGGAAACTCTCTTTGATCTAAGGCTCTGGCTTCCCAATAAGATGCAGTGCGATATAATAACGACGAACTTCAAAAAAGATCCCATCGGCATTTTTAAGGAATTATTAAAAATGGTTGCAAATTAA
- a CDS encoding EAL domain-containing protein, with the protein MLKSHERFHYANGKRLILVVDDEIINRELLREILESDYEIIYAEDGEQAMKQCREHKNMLSLVVLDLMMPVMSGIEVLKQIKDDPDLKSLPVIVATSDKQAEVESLSLGAVDFIPKPYPSHDVILARVYRTIELYEDREIISHTERDPLTGLYNREYFYRYAEQFDQHHKNTDMDAMIVDVNHFHMINERFGTSYGDDILRRIGERLREMVNDIDGIVCRREADTFLVYCPHGKNYETILENASVGLTGDDSANNRVRLRMGVYPNVDKSLEVERRFDRAKIAADMVRGSFMKTIGIYNSTMHKKELYDEQLIEDFKKAIAQKQFKVYFQPKFDVRPNEPALSSCEALVRWQHPDLGMISPGVFIPLFENNGLIQELDMYVWRESAKYQREWKERLGYSVPISVNVSRIDMYDSNLVPAMQSIIRDNGISYDDIILEITESAYTQDSEQIVQTVNRLRKLGFRIEMDDFGTGYSSLNMISSLPIDALKLDMQFIRSAFSENGDTRMLEVIIDIADYLKVPVIAEGVETEHQLKALKDMGCDIVQGYYFSKPLPAEEFESFIIDAKRAKEIEQENDRLEDNKEALIAPAEKETSQDTEDKNEPKTKNEKVRHGWQLRTTSYFFVILAFLAAVALFVADISVTRGYERMEQASNRYIMAQLAASNMESGSDYLTDRVRCFVVTGEMEYLDDFFEEVEITKRRDLALSDLETLLKGNDSGAYSSLALALDLSNELVGREYLAMRLVLEAGDYNMADIPKEISSVVLSEEDMALSAQQQREKAQKLVFDNTYMHYKDRIRENVSLCTQELIRTSSLELEQASAQMMLYTNIQTVLTILFLLIVLLIVLFVSIQVRIPLTRMVELMRKQEEVPPTGAEELQFVTRTYNAILKENLLAREELSHEASHDRLTGLFNRGAYEMMLESVDVDHMALILVDVDYFKSVNDTYGHDIGDKVLKRVAEVLKHSFRSVDIICRIGGDEFVVIMTRADSTMRELVRSKIARANELLRNPTDDLPPVSLSVGVAFSDRENPKGDIFKDADTALYRVKEAGRNGCEIF; encoded by the coding sequence ATGCTTAAAAGTCACGAGAGGTTTCATTACGCAAACGGAAAAAGGCTTATACTTGTTGTTGACGATGAAATTATAAACCGTGAACTTCTAAGAGAAATACTTGAGTCGGATTATGAAATAATCTATGCCGAAGACGGCGAGCAGGCTATGAAGCAGTGCCGCGAGCATAAGAATATGCTGTCGCTTGTGGTGCTCGACCTTATGATGCCCGTCATGTCGGGCATTGAGGTGTTAAAGCAAATAAAAGACGACCCTGATCTTAAGTCGCTGCCGGTAATTGTGGCGACGTCTGATAAACAGGCGGAAGTGGAGAGCTTAAGTCTTGGAGCCGTGGACTTTATCCCTAAACCGTATCCGTCGCACGACGTTATACTTGCGCGTGTGTACCGCACCATAGAGCTTTATGAGGATCGTGAGATAATAAGCCATACAGAACGCGATCCGCTCACGGGACTTTATAACCGCGAGTATTTTTATCGTTATGCGGAGCAATTTGACCAGCATCATAAGAATACCGATATGGACGCCATGATCGTGGACGTAAATCATTTTCATATGATCAACGAGCGCTTCGGAACATCATACGGCGATGATATACTGCGGCGCATCGGTGAAAGACTGCGTGAAATGGTCAATGACATAGACGGCATAGTATGCCGCAGAGAGGCGGATACTTTTTTGGTATATTGCCCTCACGGTAAGAATTACGAAACGATTTTGGAAAACGCTTCAGTGGGACTTACGGGTGACGATTCGGCAAACAACCGAGTCCGTCTCAGAATGGGAGTATATCCTAACGTTGATAAATCGCTTGAAGTTGAACGACGCTTTGACAGGGCTAAAATTGCGGCGGACATGGTGCGCGGCAGTTTTATGAAAACGATAGGCATATATAACAGTACAATGCATAAAAAGGAGCTGTATGACGAACAGCTCATTGAGGACTTTAAAAAGGCCATAGCTCAAAAGCAGTTTAAAGTATACTTCCAGCCGAAATTCGATGTGCGTCCGAACGAGCCCGCGCTTTCAAGCTGCGAGGCGCTTGTGCGCTGGCAGCATCCCGATCTGGGTATGATAAGCCCCGGCGTTTTTATTCCTCTTTTTGAGAATAACGGGCTTATACAGGAGCTTGATATGTATGTCTGGAGAGAATCGGCAAAGTATCAGCGCGAATGGAAAGAAAGACTCGGTTATTCAGTGCCGATCTCGGTAAATGTATCGCGCATAGACATGTACGATTCAAATCTCGTGCCTGCTATGCAAAGCATAATCCGTGATAACGGTATTTCTTATGACGATATTATTTTGGAAATAACCGAATCGGCCTACACACAGGATTCGGAACAGATAGTACAGACGGTAAACAGACTCAGAAAACTGGGCTTTCGTATCGAAATGGACGATTTCGGTACAGGATATTCGTCTCTTAATATGATCTCAAGCCTGCCGATAGACGCTTTAAAGCTTGACATGCAGTTTATACGCAGCGCATTTTCCGAAAACGGCGATACGCGTATGCTTGAGGTGATAATAGATATTGCCGATTATCTAAAGGTACCGGTTATTGCTGAAGGCGTTGAAACGGAACATCAGCTAAAGGCGCTCAAAGATATGGGATGCGACATCGTTCAGGGATACTATTTTTCAAAACCGCTTCCCGCCGAAGAGTTTGAATCGTTCATAATAGATGCAAAAAGAGCAAAAGAAATCGAGCAGGAGAATGATCGTTTAGAAGATAACAAGGAGGCTTTGATCGCGCCGGCCGAAAAAGAGACTTCGCAGGATACAGAGGACAAAAATGAGCCGAAAACCAAAAACGAAAAGGTTCGCCACGGCTGGCAGCTTAGAACGACCAGCTACTTTTTCGTTATACTTGCATTTCTTGCGGCGGTAGCGCTCTTTGTTGCCGACATATCGGTAACGCGCGGATATGAGCGAATGGAGCAGGCAAGCAACAGATACATAATGGCGCAGCTGGCCGCATCGAATATGGAGTCGGGCTCCGATTATCTTACAGACAGAGTGCGCTGCTTCGTTGTAACGGGTGAGATGGAATACCTTGATGATTTCTTTGAGGAGGTTGAGATAACCAAGCGGCGTGACCTTGCGCTGTCTGACCTTGAAACGCTGCTCAAAGGAAACGACAGCGGCGCGTATTCAAGTCTGGCGCTGGCGCTTGATCTTTCCAATGAGCTTGTAGGCAGAGAATATCTTGCGATGCGTCTTGTGCTTGAGGCGGGCGATTATAATATGGCCGATATTCCAAAGGAGATATCAAGCGTAGTGTTGAGCGAGGAGGACATGGCGCTTAGCGCACAGCAGCAGAGGGAAAAGGCTCAAAAGCTCGTTTTTGACAATACATATATGCATTATAAGGACCGAATACGTGAGAACGTAAGTCTTTGCACACAGGAGCTTATACGAACTTCGAGCCTTGAACTTGAGCAGGCTTCTGCACAGATGATGCTGTATACCAATATACAGACCGTGCTTACGATACTGTTTCTTCTTATAGTGCTTCTCATCGTGCTCTTTGTAAGTATTCAGGTACGCATACCGCTTACGCGCATGGTAGAGCTTATGAGAAAGCAGGAGGAAGTGCCGCCTACAGGAGCGGAGGAGCTTCAATTTGTAACGAGGACATATAATGCTATACTCAAAGAGAATTTATTGGCGCGTGAAGAGCTCAGTCATGAGGCGTCGCACGACAGACTGACGGGACTCTTTAACCGCGGCGCATATGAAATGATGCTTGAAAGCGTAGATGTAGATCATATGGCGCTCATACTCGTTGATGTGGATTACTTTAAATCGGTGAACGACACATACGGACACGACATAGGCGACAAGGTGTTAAAGCGTGTTGCCGAAGTATTGAAGCATAGTTTCCGTTCGGTCGATATTATCTGTCGTATCGGCGGAGATGAGTTTGTTGTTATCATGACGCGTGCCGACAGCACCATGAGGGAGCTTGTTCGTTCCAAGATAGCGCGTGCAAACGAGCTTTTAAGAAATCCGACCGACGATTTACCGCCCGTATCTTTGAGCGTGGGCGTTGCTTTCTCCGACAGAGAGAACCCGAAAGGCGATATCTTTAAGGACGCCGATACGGCGCTGTACCGCGTGAAAGAGGCAGGCAGAAACGGCTGCGAAATATTCTGA
- a CDS encoding TetR/AcrR family transcriptional regulator: MDKRKEANLRVKKAITDSVFELMKKADLSKISVTEIIKRAGVARVSFYRNYCSKEDVLVRLVRDILDDFRDTADYDLSDVYTLKHIRRCLAYFKKYGSYVINLHRSGYGAMLLCELNQFHESIAGNMPFNSADRYKLYTFIGALYNSAIVWLTEEKPAPIESVSDTVFDALSAKRA, encoded by the coding sequence ATGGATAAAAGAAAAGAAGCAAATCTCCGCGTAAAAAAAGCAATAACGGACAGCGTTTTTGAGCTGATGAAAAAGGCAGATCTCAGCAAAATATCAGTGACTGAGATCATAAAGCGGGCGGGAGTTGCGCGCGTTTCGTTCTACAGGAATTATTGCTCAAAGGAGGATGTGCTCGTAAGGCTCGTAAGGGATATTTTAGATGATTTCAGGGATACCGCCGACTATGACCTTTCAGACGTTTATACTCTGAAGCATATAAGAAGATGTCTTGCATATTTTAAAAAATACGGCTCATACGTCATAAACCTTCACAGATCGGGATACGGCGCCATGCTCCTTTGCGAATTAAATCAATTTCACGAATCCATAGCGGGGAACATGCCGTTCAACTCAGCCGATCGCTACAAGCTTTATACGTTCATAGGCGCTTTGTATAATTCCGCCATCGTATGGCTGACAGAGGAAAAGCCGGCGCCGATAGAGAGCGTATCAGATACTGTTTTCGACGCGCTCTCTGCCAAAAGAGCATAA